From the Oleiphilus messinensis genome, one window contains:
- a CDS encoding Dyp-type peroxidase — protein MTTPQPGIFVEGSRFGQFMEYTIKAGVALSEIRADLDRIVHSGPRSVNLVATFGYNLWRLLNPEAIPEGFRSFETLKDDNGEVVIPSTQGDIMLWVHSDEHDDLVDAVIRINELMGQIATLQTDVSTFVYRDSRDLTGFVDGSANPKGDDRLPVALIPDGEAGASGSFVLSQKWNHNLQEFNKLNVPEQEGVIGRTKSDSIELEGDEMPPTSHVSRTDFKENGKAYKLYRRSMPFADGHQKGLYFVAFSCELERYDVLLNRMVGHWQDGLKDRLMEFTKAEKSSFWFAPSMDDLSAALQR, from the coding sequence ATGACAACCCCTCAGCCAGGCATTTTTGTGGAAGGCAGCCGGTTTGGCCAGTTTATGGAATATACAATTAAAGCGGGAGTCGCACTCAGTGAGATTCGCGCGGATCTGGATCGTATTGTCCATTCCGGCCCTCGCTCGGTAAATCTGGTTGCAACCTTTGGCTATAACCTCTGGCGTTTGCTGAATCCGGAGGCAATTCCTGAAGGGTTTCGCAGCTTTGAAACCCTGAAAGACGATAACGGAGAGGTCGTTATCCCGTCTACTCAAGGTGATATTATGCTTTGGGTGCATTCTGATGAGCATGACGATTTGGTGGATGCGGTCATTCGTATTAACGAGTTGATGGGGCAGATCGCGACCTTGCAAACCGATGTTTCTACTTTCGTGTACCGTGATTCCCGTGATCTTACGGGTTTTGTGGATGGCTCTGCCAATCCTAAAGGCGATGACCGATTGCCTGTGGCGTTGATTCCCGATGGTGAGGCAGGGGCATCTGGTAGCTTTGTGTTGAGTCAGAAGTGGAACCACAATCTTCAAGAATTCAACAAATTGAATGTGCCCGAGCAGGAAGGCGTTATTGGCAGAACCAAGTCGGACAGTATCGAGCTGGAAGGCGATGAAATGCCGCCAACATCTCATGTCAGCCGAACTGATTTCAAGGAAAACGGTAAAGCGTACAAGCTCTACCGTCGAAGCATGCCGTTTGCGGACGGTCACCAGAAAGGTTTGTATTTTGTGGCATTCTCCTGTGAGCTGGAGCGTTATGATGTGCTATTAAATCGAATGGTGGGTCATTGGCAGGATGGTTTGAAAGACCGGCTGATGGAGTTCACCAAGGCAGAAAAATCATCTTTTTGGTTTGCGCCTTCGATGGATGACCTTTCCGCAGCGTTGCAGCGTTAA